The following are encoded in a window of Poecile atricapillus isolate bPoeAtr1 chromosome 21, bPoeAtr1.hap1, whole genome shotgun sequence genomic DNA:
- the PSPH gene encoding phosphoserine phosphatase has translation MAQETVHYSHSEKDFILSPHSKKAPKRMASLMELKEIFRSADAVCFDVDSTVIREEGIDELAKFCGVGDAVAEMTRRAMGGTVTFKAALTARLGLIRPSYEQVQKLISDNPPQLTPGIRELVSRLHQRGVQVFLVSGGFQSIVEHVALQLNIPTANVFANRLKFYFNGEYAGFDETQPTAESGGKGKVITHLKEQFHFKKVVMIGDGATDMEACPPGDCFIGFGGNVVRKQVKEKAKWYITHFDELLKELEER, from the exons atGGCTCAGGAAACAGTGCACTACTCTCACTCAGAGAAAGACTTCATCTTGTCCCCTCACAGTAAGAAGGCTCCCAAAAGGATGGCGTCCCTGATGGAGCTGAAGGAGATCTTCCGCAGCGCCGACGCCGTGTGCTTCGACGTGGACAGCACCGTCATCAGGGAGGAGGGCATCGACGAGCTCGCCAAGTTCTGTGGGGTTGGGGATGCTGTGGCAGAGAT GACCCGCAGAGCCATGGGTGGCACTGTGACATTCAAGGCAGCTCTCACAGCACGGTTAGGTCTCATCCGGCCCTCCTATGAACAAGTGCAGAAATTAATATCTGACAACCCACCTCAGCTAACTCCAGGAATAAG GGAGCTGGTGAGCAGACTCCACCAACGAGGGGTTCAGGTGTTCTTGGTCTCCGGGGGGTTTCAGAGCATTGTGGAACACGTGGCCTTGCAGCTGAACATTCCCACAGCAAACGTCTTTGCCAACAGGCTCAAGTTTTACTTCAACG GAGAATATGCAGGATTTGATGAAACACAACCAACAGCTGAATCAGGGGGCAAAGGGAAGGTTATCACTCATCTCAAAGAACAGTTCCATTTCAAGAAAGTGGTTATGATTGGAGATGGAGCTACAGATATGGAAGCCTGCCCCCCTGGA GATTGCTTCATTGGATTTGGAGGCAACGTAGTCAGAAAGCAAGtaaaggagaaagcaaaatgGTACATCACCCACTTTGACGAATTGCTAAAGGAGCTGGAAGAGCGATAA